Proteins from one Gimesia maris genomic window:
- the mfd gene encoding transcription-repair coupling factor, with product MMTPRDSQIQSMQDLVPVLSRSDGFAAVTAALRSGQSGTIDGAWGGSCALAAASIATALDSVLLIVLPRLSEIDEFTGDLASFLGTIPEIFPAWETLPDEHDVADTVFGGRLRVLSRLQHSGGNESTPQVIVTSFPALLQPVPSRKQREAATRRIQVGDEIDTDAFMKWLLERGFERTTAIQLPGEFSMHGGILDLYSPDSALPIRIEFFGDEVESIRQFDVETQRTLETCQQVDLTLISPVPASVSGRQLQTPNRDEDGTTSESLLDNLPPEACIALIELPELIDEGKRYLDRLENPRGLFSVPATMARCTDFPSVTIAPISAESTEISCHLQIESVERFTRSKSQMLEELASIIGPQDTVLVCCHNQGEQDRLQELLDESELDLSERVKTCIGNLALGFRIVPEHLVVLSDHELFGRADIRHKPRKRKVESRAIDSFLDLNVGDFVVHLSHGIARFRGLELLEKEGYREEHLSLEFRDKVQMYVPVSLVHLVQKYIGGGKHVPRLSKLGTKSWASKKEKAAEAVRDMASDMLRLQAQRSGQPGISYPPDSHWQKEFEASFPYTETSDQLHAISDVRHDMERAQPMDRLICGDVGYGKTEVAIRAAFKAIDAGKQVAVLVPTTVLAEQHTRTFSERMADYPITIEGLSRFKSKKEQRAILEGMAAGSVDLVIGTHRLIQKDIKFKDLGLLIIDEEQRFGVEAKEMLKRLRLQIDVLTLSATPVPRTLHMSLLGIRDISNLTTAPRDRVPIETRITRFDPELIRHAMVRELNRNGQVYFVHNRVHDLQKYADRIQQIVPEASIGIGHGQMKETELEAAMLNFVSGKVDIFVCTTIIESGLDIPNANTIFIHDAGNHGLSDLHQLRGRVGRSHHRAYCYLLLRDGQMLTPIAAKRLKAIEEYSELGAGFKIAMRDLEIRGAGNILGTEQSGHIAAVGYELYCQLLENACRKLKNEPIREHHHVAIDLPCTAYLPSDYIPPGRIKIELYRKLSAVRSLEELNALEEEMEDRFGPIPHPARQLLILKELQILSQRWQVDSIRLENNFAVLGYRDKNHILALSKSNQDRIPVRIVDQKSAYIPLPISAENLEEVMQELKTVLQQSFDPAYNPATSP from the coding sequence ATGATGACACCCCGTGACAGTCAGATTCAGTCGATGCAGGATCTGGTTCCCGTTCTCAGTCGTAGCGATGGATTTGCCGCGGTAACAGCGGCTCTGCGATCCGGACAGAGTGGAACAATTGACGGAGCCTGGGGAGGATCTTGCGCGCTGGCGGCGGCAAGTATTGCTACTGCTCTGGATTCCGTGCTGCTGATCGTGCTGCCACGTCTCTCTGAAATCGATGAATTTACAGGTGACCTGGCCAGTTTTCTGGGTACGATCCCCGAAATCTTTCCTGCCTGGGAGACTTTGCCGGACGAGCATGATGTTGCCGATACGGTATTTGGCGGACGTCTGCGGGTACTCAGTCGATTGCAGCATTCAGGGGGAAATGAGTCCACTCCCCAGGTGATTGTCACATCGTTTCCTGCCCTGCTGCAGCCTGTGCCGAGTCGAAAACAACGGGAAGCGGCGACGCGTCGGATTCAGGTTGGCGATGAAATCGATACTGATGCTTTTATGAAATGGTTACTGGAGCGCGGTTTTGAGCGGACCACGGCAATCCAGCTTCCCGGTGAATTCAGTATGCATGGCGGGATTCTGGATCTTTATTCTCCAGATTCTGCACTGCCGATTCGCATTGAATTCTTCGGGGATGAAGTGGAGTCGATCAGACAGTTCGATGTGGAAACGCAGCGGACTCTCGAAACCTGTCAGCAGGTCGACCTGACTTTGATTTCGCCTGTGCCTGCCTCTGTGTCCGGACGGCAATTGCAAACTCCCAACCGGGATGAAGATGGGACCACTTCTGAAAGCCTGTTGGATAATCTGCCGCCTGAGGCCTGTATTGCGCTGATTGAACTCCCCGAACTGATCGACGAAGGCAAACGTTATCTTGATCGCCTGGAAAACCCACGCGGGCTGTTCAGTGTGCCGGCGACCATGGCGCGCTGTACCGATTTTCCATCAGTCACCATTGCACCGATCTCTGCGGAATCGACCGAAATATCCTGTCATCTGCAGATTGAATCGGTAGAGCGGTTCACCCGGTCCAAGTCGCAAATGCTGGAGGAACTGGCATCGATCATCGGTCCGCAGGATACCGTACTGGTCTGCTGTCATAATCAGGGCGAGCAGGATCGTTTACAGGAGTTGCTGGATGAGTCTGAGCTGGATCTTTCTGAACGCGTGAAAACCTGCATTGGTAACCTGGCGCTGGGATTTCGTATCGTTCCCGAACATCTGGTGGTACTCAGTGATCACGAGTTGTTCGGCCGGGCTGATATCAGGCACAAGCCTCGAAAACGAAAGGTCGAGAGTCGGGCGATCGACAGTTTTCTGGACTTGAATGTGGGTGATTTTGTCGTTCATCTGTCACATGGAATTGCCCGTTTTCGTGGTTTGGAACTGCTGGAGAAAGAAGGGTATCGGGAAGAACATCTCTCCCTGGAGTTTCGTGATAAAGTGCAGATGTACGTTCCCGTTTCTCTGGTGCACCTGGTTCAGAAATATATTGGTGGAGGCAAGCATGTCCCCCGGTTGTCAAAGCTGGGGACGAAAAGCTGGGCCAGCAAAAAAGAAAAAGCAGCAGAAGCAGTCCGTGATATGGCCAGTGATATGCTGCGTCTGCAGGCGCAGCGCTCGGGACAACCTGGTATCTCATATCCTCCCGACAGTCACTGGCAGAAAGAGTTTGAAGCTTCGTTTCCCTATACGGAAACCTCCGACCAGCTGCACGCCATCAGCGATGTGCGTCATGACATGGAACGGGCACAGCCCATGGATCGCCTGATCTGCGGCGATGTCGGATATGGAAAAACAGAAGTCGCCATCCGTGCCGCCTTCAAAGCCATTGATGCGGGTAAGCAGGTCGCTGTCCTGGTGCCGACGACTGTGCTCGCAGAACAGCACACGCGTACTTTCAGTGAAAGAATGGCCGACTATCCGATTACTATTGAAGGACTGTCACGCTTTAAATCCAAAAAAGAACAGCGGGCGATTCTGGAAGGAATGGCTGCCGGGAGTGTTGACCTGGTGATCGGCACACATCGCCTGATTCAGAAGGACATCAAGTTTAAAGATCTGGGGCTCCTGATCATTGATGAAGAGCAGCGTTTCGGCGTCGAAGCCAAAGAGATGCTGAAGCGTCTGCGACTGCAGATCGATGTACTGACCTTGAGCGCCACCCCTGTCCCGCGAACACTGCATATGTCACTGCTGGGGATTCGTGATATTTCCAATCTGACGACGGCGCCCCGCGATCGTGTTCCCATTGAAACCAGGATTACCCGTTTTGATCCAGAGCTGATTCGGCATGCGATGGTCCGGGAACTGAACCGCAATGGACAGGTTTATTTCGTGCATAATCGCGTGCATGATCTGCAGAAATACGCCGATCGAATCCAGCAGATCGTACCGGAAGCGAGTATTGGAATCGGCCACGGACAGATGAAAGAGACAGAGCTGGAAGCCGCGATGTTGAACTTCGTATCCGGCAAGGTTGATATCTTTGTCTGCACGACGATTATTGAAAGCGGGTTGGATATACCGAATGCCAATACGATTTTTATTCATGATGCGGGAAACCATGGTTTATCCGACCTGCATCAGTTGCGAGGTCGTGTGGGACGCTCGCACCATCGGGCCTATTGCTATCTGCTGCTGCGCGATGGTCAGATGCTGACGCCGATTGCCGCCAAACGACTGAAAGCAATTGAAGAGTACAGTGAACTGGGAGCCGGCTTCAAGATCGCGATGCGCGATCTTGAAATTCGCGGCGCCGGAAATATCCTGGGAACAGAACAGAGCGGGCATATTGCAGCCGTCGGTTACGAATTGTATTGCCAGTTACTGGAAAATGCCTGCAGAAAACTGAAAAACGAACCCATTCGTGAACATCATCACGTGGCAATTGACCTGCCTTGCACTGCGTATCTGCCTTCCGATTATATTCCTCCCGGTCGCATTAAAATCGAACTCTATCGTAAACTTTCAGCGGTGCGATCTCTTGAGGAGTTAAACGCCCTCGAAGAAGAAATGGAAGATCGTTTTGGTCCCATTCCGCATCCTGCGCGACAATTATTGATTTTGAAAGAATTACAAATTCTGTCACAACGCTGGCAGGTTGACAGTATTCGACTGGAAAATAACTTCGCTGTACTGGGCTATCGAGACAAAAATCACATCCTGGCATTGTCGAAAAGCAATCAGGACCGGATTCCCGTCCGGATCGTAGATCAGAAGTCAGCATACATTCCATTGCCGATTTCAGCAGAGAATTTGGAAGAGGTGATGCAGGAGCTTAAAACGGTATTGCAACAATCTTTTGATCCCGCCTATAATCCTGCAACATCGCCCTGA
- the aroB gene encoding 3-dehydroquinate synthase yields the protein MSESLDVNVALGPRSYHISVVSNQFAQFADTLETWMNQSPAYRNALADGSKTALIITDRNLATLHTAQIENSLKSKDWKFETAIIEPGEKSKSLEVISGLYDKLVAMKADRQTVLIAVGGGVTGDAAGFVAATYVRGLPFVQVPTSLLAHVDSSVGGKVGVNHPQAKNLIGAFYQPLGVFIDTSTLETLPVRDYRSGLAEVVKYGVILDSRFFHYLEQNVAELNQRDPDVLRNVIARSCELKAEVVEQDEHERSGLRAILNYGHTFAHAFEALCGYGELMHGEAVSIGMIYASYLAEKLDLISHQETERQIQLLETLGLPVLLPKGTRLDADQIIDRMKLDKKTVGGKLRFVLPTSLGRVEVFKEIPESLVREVLDELAPPAASDGDFQI from the coding sequence GTGTCTGAAAGCTTAGATGTCAATGTCGCTCTGGGGCCACGCAGTTACCATATTTCGGTTGTCAGCAACCAGTTTGCTCAGTTCGCTGACACTCTGGAAACCTGGATGAACCAGAGTCCTGCTTACCGGAATGCGCTGGCCGATGGCAGTAAGACGGCATTGATCATCACAGACAGAAATCTTGCGACGCTGCACACAGCTCAAATCGAAAACAGTCTTAAATCAAAAGACTGGAAATTTGAAACCGCGATTATTGAACCGGGTGAGAAATCAAAATCACTCGAAGTGATTTCCGGCCTTTACGATAAACTGGTCGCCATGAAAGCGGATCGACAAACCGTACTGATCGCCGTGGGTGGCGGCGTGACGGGAGATGCTGCCGGTTTTGTCGCAGCAACTTACGTTCGTGGACTTCCCTTTGTCCAGGTTCCGACTTCGCTTCTGGCCCATGTAGACAGCTCGGTCGGAGGTAAAGTAGGTGTGAACCATCCTCAGGCCAAGAATCTGATTGGTGCATTCTACCAGCCGCTGGGCGTTTTCATTGATACGTCAACACTGGAAACTCTGCCCGTCAGGGATTATCGCAGTGGTCTGGCAGAAGTGGTGAAGTATGGTGTGATCCTGGATTCCCGCTTCTTCCATTATCTCGAGCAGAATGTTGCAGAGTTAAATCAGCGCGATCCTGATGTCCTGCGTAACGTGATCGCCCGCAGTTGTGAACTCAAAGCGGAAGTTGTGGAGCAGGATGAACATGAACGTTCCGGGCTGCGTGCAATTCTGAACTATGGACATACCTTTGCACATGCGTTTGAAGCACTCTGTGGTTACGGCGAACTGATGCATGGCGAAGCGGTTTCCATAGGTATGATCTATGCCAGCTATCTCGCTGAGAAACTGGACCTGATTTCCCACCAGGAAACAGAGCGTCAAATCCAGCTACTGGAAACCCTTGGCCTGCCGGTACTTCTGCCGAAAGGGACACGGCTGGATGCAGACCAGATCATCGACCGCATGAAACTCGATAAAAAAACCGTGGGTGGCAAACTTCGATTTGTACTACCAACGTCTCTGGGCCGCGTGGAAGTGTTCAAAGAAATCCCGGAAAGCCTGGTCCGGGAAGTTCTGGATGAATTAGCACCCCCTGCCGCATCAGATGGCGATTTTCAGATCTAG
- a CDS encoding Hpt domain-containing protein, translating into MSNTNTTQNSGQWRLIDADQVLDMVLGDTEFLDEMIDLFLSTVPEQMCEISLAIERKEAAALASTAHGFKGTVANYTKGEPYLLLQVLEDDGKSNRLQDASISYAALENEMQELISELNMLMAQLSR; encoded by the coding sequence ATGTCGAATACAAATACAACGCAAAATTCAGGACAGTGGCGTCTGATTGATGCTGATCAGGTTCTGGACATGGTACTCGGAGATACAGAGTTTCTCGATGAAATGATTGATCTCTTTCTGAGCACTGTTCCTGAGCAGATGTGTGAAATCAGTCTGGCAATCGAACGAAAAGAAGCAGCAGCTTTAGCCAGTACAGCACATGGATTTAAAGGTACGGTGGCCAACTACACTAAAGGAGAACCCTACCTGCTGTTGCAGGTACTGGAAGATGACGGAAAGTCGAATCGGCTACAGGATGCTTCTATCAGTTACGCTGCGTTAGAGAATGAAATGCAGGAATTGATCAGTGAACTGAATATGCTGATGGCTCAACTGAGCCGGTAA
- a CDS encoding response regulator, whose protein sequence is MKILVVDDVGYSCHFHARLIEKFGYRCCSATSGFEALNLLKTDNDINIVITDLMMRGMDGVDLFKEAQHLERFTDDGPLDPPQFILMTALRLEKNSNDKDVQRLKLAQELGVSKIMFKPLDQDELHDTIKDMVMGAPEGSVNNQSVDLYTPAQKIKDAVKEIIKSGNPGAAEQFIECLNGEVNALQEFLSKMETVQKQ, encoded by the coding sequence ATGAAAATTTTAGTTGTCGATGATGTCGGTTATTCCTGTCATTTTCATGCGAGACTCATCGAAAAGTTCGGTTACCGCTGTTGTTCAGCAACATCCGGTTTTGAAGCTTTAAATCTGCTGAAAACCGATAATGATATCAATATTGTTATTACCGACCTGATGATGCGGGGTATGGATGGTGTGGATTTATTCAAAGAAGCCCAGCATCTGGAACGATTCACTGACGACGGCCCATTAGATCCACCCCAGTTTATCTTAATGACTGCTTTACGACTGGAAAAGAATTCCAACGACAAAGATGTTCAACGACTGAAACTGGCACAGGAACTGGGCGTTTCCAAAATCATGTTCAAACCACTGGATCAGGATGAACTTCATGACACAATCAAAGACATGGTCATGGGAGCTCCCGAAGGTTCGGTAAACAATCAATCTGTCGATTTATATACGCCAGCTCAAAAGATCAAAGACGCGGTCAAAGAGATCATCAAATCAGGAAATCCCGGCGCTGCGGAACAATTCATTGAATGCCTGAATGGGGAAGTGAATGCATTGCAGGAATTTTTGTCTAAAATGGAAACCGTTCAAAAACAATAG
- a CDS encoding PilZ domain-containing protein, whose product MSLINLDQYTIKQNRAVSRILDTLDRIDQRTSLHYSEKRVHERKDFRGTVWISLPDSDAVDEQQSTTIKVWSRSISQSGLSFIYPFPIYQNNIMVGVPVQQTQIAWFRSEIVRQKEIQEEQFWEFGVRFLGKVIA is encoded by the coding sequence ATGAGTCTGATAAATCTGGATCAGTATACTATAAAACAGAATCGGGCTGTCTCACGCATCCTGGACACTCTGGATCGTATTGACCAGCGAACAAGCCTGCACTATTCCGAAAAGCGGGTGCACGAAAGGAAAGATTTTCGAGGAACTGTGTGGATCTCACTGCCGGACAGCGATGCTGTGGACGAGCAGCAATCCACTACCATCAAGGTCTGGTCTCGCTCGATCTCCCAGTCCGGTCTTTCCTTCATTTACCCGTTTCCCATTTACCAGAACAATATTATGGTAGGCGTGCCTGTGCAGCAAACGCAGATCGCCTGGTTTCGTTCTGAAATTGTGAGACAAAAAGAGATTCAGGAAGAGCAATTCTGGGAATTTGGAGTTCGATTTCTGGGAAAAGTGATTGCCTGA
- a CDS encoding YggS family pyridoxal phosphate-dependent enzyme, with translation MEDLAGLLHKNLTGIQNRIQAACIRAQRAPESVTLIGVTKYARLEWASELIKLGCRDLAESRTQQLAERAGLLPSDLHWHFIGPLQRNKVRRTIQYSWLIHSVDSEKLLKTIDRVAGESKQNPRILIEVNLSGEANKKGFQKTELLRLWPSLCRTSHAQISGLMTMAPHVDDPELARPVFRELSELRDSLQAISPEQIRLQELSMGMSGDFEVGIEEGATLVRVGSALFEGLDTLT, from the coding sequence ATGGAAGACCTCGCTGGCCTCCTGCACAAAAATCTGACTGGGATACAAAATCGGATCCAGGCGGCGTGTATCAGAGCGCAGCGTGCTCCCGAATCGGTCACCCTTATCGGCGTGACCAAATATGCCCGACTGGAGTGGGCCTCCGAGCTCATCAAACTTGGTTGCCGGGATCTGGCAGAAAGCCGTACGCAGCAACTCGCAGAGCGGGCTGGGCTTCTCCCCTCGGATTTACACTGGCATTTCATTGGTCCTCTGCAGCGCAATAAAGTCAGACGAACAATCCAATACAGTTGGCTGATTCACTCGGTCGATTCAGAAAAATTGCTGAAAACCATCGATCGTGTCGCAGGGGAATCTAAACAGAACCCACGTATTCTGATCGAGGTGAATCTTTCAGGGGAAGCAAATAAAAAAGGATTTCAGAAAACAGAACTATTGCGTCTGTGGCCTTCTCTCTGTCGCACCAGCCACGCCCAGATCAGTGGTCTGATGACCATGGCCCCCCATGTGGATGATCCTGAACTGGCGCGTCCGGTTTTTCGTGAGTTGTCTGAGTTGCGTGATTCTCTACAGGCAATTTCTCCAGAACAGATCAGACTTCAGGAACTCTCAATGGGCATGAGTGGCGATTTCGAGGTGGGCATTGAAGAAGGAGCCACTCTGGTACGAGTCGGTAGTGCCCTGTTTGAAGGGCTGGACACCTTAACCTGA
- a CDS encoding DUF167 domain-containing protein, producing the protein MNLALNLEMDGTAILLPVRAQPRSSKNGIEGVHDGRLKVCVTQVPEKGKANKALLKVLQTALKLKRSQIELYKGETAALKIFRIHEISRDELYTRITDAAGQSR; encoded by the coding sequence GTGAATCTGGCATTAAATCTGGAAATGGACGGCACTGCAATTCTACTGCCGGTTCGTGCGCAACCCCGATCCAGCAAGAACGGGATTGAAGGCGTTCATGACGGCCGGCTCAAAGTCTGCGTCACACAGGTCCCTGAAAAAGGGAAGGCCAATAAAGCTTTGCTGAAAGTTCTCCAAACGGCGCTCAAATTGAAACGATCGCAAATTGAGTTATACAAAGGGGAAACGGCGGCATTAAAGATCTTTCGAATTCACGAAATTTCCCGAGACGAGTTATATACACGAATCACAGATGCAGCAGGACAGTCCCGATAA
- a CDS encoding PQQ-binding-like beta-propeller repeat protein, with translation MSNSMPVRLLLGAILVCGLSLSAKANEPTKLSDSWEQWRGPDRQNHSADTGLLDDWNATPPKLIWTASGMGKGYASVSIKDNRLFTTGNLPEGQAVIAVNTDDGKILWKTNLLELNPEHGYPGARCTPSIDGERLYAIASNGAIFCLSVADGEIIWQKNFEEEWDGKMMSKWGFSESPLIDGDLVLCTPGGKNAMMVALDKTTGKEVWKTSVNDLGELGKDGAGYSSIVISNGAGVKQYVQLTGRGVIGVRASDGKLLWNYNPVANKVANIPTPIISGDYVFCSTGYGTGSALLKLTKDGDGVNAEEVYFLKAKTMQNHHGGMILYKDHIYCGHGHNNGLPLCLNLKSGKVVWGGDIRGEGSGSAAVLFADGNLIFRYENGELALVEATTEGYKLKGSFRADQVLGKAWAHPVVCGGKLYLREQDVLMCYDLRK, from the coding sequence ATGAGCAACTCGATGCCTGTTCGCCTGCTGCTGGGCGCCATACTGGTTTGTGGACTTTCCCTGTCAGCGAAAGCAAACGAACCAACAAAACTTTCTGACTCCTGGGAACAGTGGAGAGGTCCAGATCGTCAAAACCATTCTGCCGATACCGGACTGCTGGACGACTGGAATGCGACTCCTCCCAAACTGATCTGGACCGCCAGTGGCATGGGCAAAGGATACGCCAGTGTTTCGATCAAGGATAACCGGCTGTTCACAACTGGAAACCTCCCCGAAGGTCAGGCCGTCATCGCCGTCAACACCGATGATGGCAAGATCCTGTGGAAAACCAACCTGCTGGAACTGAATCCCGAACATGGTTACCCCGGTGCACGCTGCACACCTTCCATTGATGGCGAGCGTCTGTATGCGATTGCCTCTAATGGAGCCATCTTCTGTTTGAGTGTTGCCGATGGTGAAATCATCTGGCAGAAAAACTTCGAAGAGGAGTGGGATGGAAAAATGATGTCCAAATGGGGCTTTTCTGAATCTCCGCTGATCGACGGTGACCTCGTCTTATGCACCCCGGGCGGGAAAAATGCCATGATGGTGGCCCTCGACAAAACAACGGGCAAGGAAGTCTGGAAAACCTCAGTAAACGACCTGGGGGAACTGGGCAAAGACGGAGCCGGGTACTCTTCCATCGTGATTTCGAATGGAGCCGGCGTTAAACAGTATGTCCAGCTAACCGGACGTGGTGTCATTGGAGTAAGAGCCAGTGATGGCAAACTGTTGTGGAACTATAATCCGGTTGCCAACAAAGTGGCGAATATCCCGACTCCCATCATCTCAGGCGACTACGTCTTCTGTTCAACCGGCTATGGAACCGGTAGCGCACTCTTGAAACTGACCAAAGATGGAGACGGAGTCAATGCGGAAGAAGTATATTTTCTCAAAGCCAAAACCATGCAGAACCACCATGGGGGTATGATCCTGTATAAAGATCATATCTACTGTGGACACGGTCATAATAATGGATTACCACTCTGCCTGAATCTCAAGTCAGGAAAAGTCGTCTGGGGCGGAGATATCCGCGGGGAAGGCAGTGGATCTGCTGCTGTGTTATTTGCAGACGGAAACCTGATCTTCCGTTATGAAAATGGTGAACTCGCCCTGGTGGAAGCAACGACTGAAGGCTATAAGCTGAAAGGTTCCTTCCGAGCAGATCAGGTCCTCGGCAAAGCCTGGGCTCACCCGGTCGTATGTGGCGGAAAGCTTTACCTGCGAGAGCAGGATGTACTGATGTGTTACGACCTGCGAAAGTAA
- a CDS encoding MotA/TolQ/ExbB proton channel family protein: MYFQFPCEKCSKKLKVRDENVGKKVRCPYCHHTMLVKKPETPIIDTLIDVNTSSSSGSTSSSRPSGSSRSGNKNVSSGWADGTEVSLSKSGIIAIGASVAFIALLFPFRKYYLGELFLDRGWVPFALVFLMSWSATILILKYQKLGKQKDSMLFDTLPTDISEDISEKTVAKFIEHVKNLPVDPRESFLVNRVLRGLEHFRVLKSSSEVSNRLQSQSEIDATAVDSSYTILKVFIWAIPILGFIGTVIGISAAVGGFSGGMDDATDISALKESLGSVTGGLSTAFDTTLVALVMSMLVMFPSSSMQKSEEDLLNWVDEYCNENLLKRLKESDQAGGGGDEKDHRRLIQRTIDKAMANHHAELQTWIEKLEGIGNTLSQQVVKSWGTIDDKIREQQEAQLAEVQQVMKHLESVEEKMTALQSAHTSHLEKMNGEATEMAEAAGVLSQSFNGVQQGLNGLNMVLTSLGEKQVLIQQVEAPRKRWGLFGNSKRVR; encoded by the coding sequence ATGTATTTCCAGTTTCCCTGTGAAAAATGTTCTAAAAAGCTCAAAGTCCGCGATGAAAACGTGGGTAAAAAAGTTCGTTGTCCCTATTGTCACCATACGATGCTGGTCAAAAAACCTGAGACACCGATTATCGATACTTTGATCGATGTCAACACTTCCAGTTCATCCGGTTCAACCAGTTCCAGTCGACCTTCCGGCAGCAGTCGCAGTGGAAATAAGAATGTTTCCAGTGGCTGGGCCGATGGTACTGAGGTCAGCCTCTCGAAGAGCGGCATCATAGCGATTGGTGCCTCTGTCGCATTTATCGCATTATTGTTTCCTTTCAGGAAATATTACCTCGGTGAATTGTTTCTGGATCGTGGCTGGGTTCCCTTCGCGCTGGTTTTTCTGATGAGCTGGTCTGCCACGATTCTGATATTGAAATACCAGAAACTGGGCAAACAGAAAGATTCGATGCTGTTCGATACGCTGCCGACCGATATTTCTGAGGATATTTCCGAGAAGACAGTTGCCAAATTCATTGAGCATGTCAAAAACCTGCCCGTGGATCCGCGTGAAAGTTTTCTGGTAAATCGGGTTTTACGAGGGCTGGAGCATTTCAGGGTCTTGAAAAGCAGTTCTGAAGTTTCTAACCGTCTGCAGTCTCAATCAGAAATCGATGCGACGGCCGTCGATTCCAGCTATACCATTCTCAAAGTATTCATCTGGGCCATCCCGATCCTGGGGTTCATCGGAACTGTGATCGGAATTAGTGCCGCTGTGGGCGGCTTTTCCGGAGGGATGGATGATGCCACTGACATCTCTGCTCTGAAAGAATCTCTGGGCAGTGTGACGGGCGGTCTATCCACAGCTTTTGATACGACACTGGTCGCGCTGGTAATGAGTATGCTGGTGATGTTTCCCAGCAGTTCCATGCAGAAATCGGAAGAGGATCTGCTGAACTGGGTTGATGAATACTGTAACGAAAACCTGTTGAAACGGCTGAAAGAGAGCGATCAGGCAGGTGGCGGGGGTGACGAAAAAGATCACCGACGTCTGATCCAGCGGACGATTGATAAAGCGATGGCGAACCATCATGCGGAGTTACAGACCTGGATCGAGAAACTGGAAGGCATTGGAAATACGCTGTCACAGCAGGTTGTCAAATCCTGGGGTACAATCGATGATAAAATTCGAGAGCAGCAGGAAGCACAGCTGGCAGAGGTGCAACAGGTTATGAAGCACCTGGAAAGCGTGGAAGAGAAAATGACCGCGCTGCAGTCCGCACACACGTCACATCTGGAAAAAATGAATGGCGAAGCGACGGAAATGGCCGAGGCCGCCGGCGTCTTATCCCAGTCGTTTAATGGCGTACAGCAGGGATTAAACGGCCTGAATATGGTTTTGACGAGCCTGGGCGAAAAGCAGGTGCTGATCCAGCAGGTGGAAGCTCCGCGCAAACGCTGGGGGTTATTCGGGAATTCGAAGAGAGTAAGATAA